The following proteins are encoded in a genomic region of Protaetiibacter sp. SSC-01:
- a CDS encoding glutamine synthetase family protein, with translation MAVRSGNLELGELEALIAAGEVDTVIVAFPDMQGRLVGKRVGSRLFLEEIAEHGAEACNYLLAVDVEMNTVDGYRLSSWQTGYGDMVLKPDFDTLRRIPWLPGTALVMASLENLDGTPIVQSPRAVLQAQLERLAERGLTALVGTELEFIVFDDSYREAWAKGYRDLTPASDYNIDYALLASTRMEPLLRDIRLGMEGAGLYCEGVKGECNLGQQEIAFRYTEALATCDNHTIYKNGAKEIADAHGKSLTFMAKFNEREGNSCHIHLSVVDAADGTPVMAGDGEHGFSPLMEHWIAGILATMRELTLFSAPTINSYKRYAEGSFAPTAVAWGLDNRTCALRVVGHGRSLRVENRVPGGDVNPYLAVAAIIAGGLHGIENELELEPLLAGNAYTSGAPRVPSTLREAAELFSASAVAREAFGDDVVDHYLNNARVELAAFESAVTDWERVRNFERF, from the coding sequence ATGGCGGTTCGCTCCGGAAACCTCGAGCTCGGCGAGCTGGAGGCCCTCATCGCGGCGGGCGAGGTCGACACCGTCATCGTCGCCTTCCCCGACATGCAGGGCCGTCTCGTCGGCAAGCGCGTGGGCAGCCGCCTCTTCCTCGAGGAGATCGCGGAGCACGGCGCGGAGGCGTGCAACTACCTCCTCGCCGTCGACGTCGAGATGAACACGGTCGACGGCTACCGCCTCTCGAGCTGGCAGACGGGCTACGGCGACATGGTGCTGAAGCCCGACTTCGACACGCTGCGCCGCATCCCGTGGCTTCCCGGCACGGCACTCGTCATGGCGTCGCTCGAGAACCTCGACGGCACGCCCATCGTGCAGAGCCCCCGCGCCGTGCTGCAGGCGCAGCTCGAGCGCCTCGCCGAGCGCGGGCTCACGGCGCTCGTCGGCACCGAGCTCGAGTTCATCGTGTTCGACGACTCCTACCGCGAGGCCTGGGCGAAGGGCTATCGCGACCTGACCCCCGCATCCGACTACAACATCGACTACGCGCTGCTCGCGTCCACACGGATGGAGCCCCTGCTGCGCGACATCCGCCTCGGCATGGAGGGCGCGGGACTCTACTGCGAGGGCGTCAAGGGCGAGTGCAACCTCGGGCAGCAGGAGATCGCCTTCCGCTACACCGAGGCCCTCGCGACGTGCGACAACCACACGATCTACAAGAACGGCGCGAAGGAGATCGCCGACGCCCACGGCAAGTCGCTCACGTTCATGGCGAAGTTCAACGAGCGCGAGGGCAACTCGTGCCATATCCACCTCTCGGTGGTCGACGCCGCCGACGGCACGCCCGTCATGGCGGGCGACGGCGAGCACGGCTTCTCGCCCCTCATGGAGCACTGGATCGCGGGCATCCTCGCGACGATGCGCGAGCTCACGCTCTTCTCGGCGCCGACGATCAACTCGTACAAGCGCTACGCCGAGGGCAGCTTCGCGCCGACCGCCGTCGCGTGGGGTCTCGACAACCGCACGTGCGCCCTGCGCGTCGTCGGGCACGGTCGCTCGCTGCGCGTCGAGAACCGCGTGCCGGGCGGCGACGTGAACCCCTACCTCGCGGTCGCCGCGATCATCGCGGGCGGCCTGCACGGCATCGAGAACGAGCTCGAGCTCGAACCGCTCCTCGCGGGGAACGCCTACACCTCGGGGGCGCCGCGCGTGCCCTCGACGCTGCGCGAGGCCGCCGAGCTGTTCTCGGCATCCGCCGTGGCGCGCGAGGCCTTCGGCGACGACGTCGTCGACCACTACCTCAACAACGCGCGCGTCGAGCTCGCCGCGTTCGAATCGGCCGTCACCGACTGGGAGAGGGTGCGCAACTTTGAGCGGTTCTGA
- a CDS encoding gamma-glutamyl-gamma-aminobutyrate hydrolase family protein, with the protein MSGSERPVVGLTTYLERAQQGVWDVQAAFLPKVYFEAVYRAGGIPVLLPPQPVDPQIALTVLGTLDGLIITGGKDVDPARYGQEPHPTTDEPRRDRDAWEDALLSGAIAQGVPFLGICRGLQVLNVTRGGSLIQHLPDVVGSNRYNAGGGVFTVNEVGIDAGSRLAELVREETIGVKSYHHQAVDELGDGLVVTARSDDGVVQAVELPDHPFGVAVQWHPEEDAVEDARLFAGLVEAARQYRATRGAA; encoded by the coding sequence TTGAGCGGTTCTGAGCGACCCGTCGTCGGCCTCACGACCTACCTCGAGCGGGCCCAGCAGGGCGTGTGGGACGTGCAGGCCGCGTTCCTGCCCAAGGTCTACTTCGAGGCCGTGTACCGCGCGGGCGGCATCCCCGTGCTGCTGCCACCGCAGCCGGTCGACCCGCAGATCGCGCTCACCGTGCTCGGCACGCTCGACGGCCTCATCATCACGGGCGGCAAGGATGTGGACCCCGCGCGCTACGGCCAGGAGCCGCATCCGACGACCGACGAGCCGCGGCGCGACCGCGACGCGTGGGAGGACGCGCTGCTGTCGGGCGCGATCGCGCAGGGCGTGCCGTTCCTCGGCATCTGCCGAGGGCTCCAGGTGCTCAACGTGACGCGCGGCGGCAGCCTCATCCAGCACCTGCCGGATGTCGTGGGCTCGAACCGCTACAACGCGGGCGGGGGCGTGTTCACGGTCAACGAGGTCGGCATCGATGCGGGCTCGAGGCTCGCCGAGCTCGTGCGCGAGGAGACGATCGGCGTCAAGAGCTACCACCACCAGGCGGTCGACGAGCTCGGCGATGGCCTCGTCGTCACGGCGCGCAGCGACGACGGCGTGGTTCAGGCCGTCGAGCTGCCCGACCACCCGTTCGGCGTCGCCGTGCAGTGGCACCCGGAGGAGGACGCCGTCGAGGACGCGCGCCTGTTCGCCGGACTCGTCGAGGCGGCCCGCCAGTATCGAGCGACGAGAGGAGCGGCATGA
- a CDS encoding 3-oxoacyl-ACP reductase yields the protein MIDLTQRLAGRVAVITGGASGIGLATAKRFAAEGAKVVIGDLDPTTGQAAADAVGGLFVPVDVAERAQVDALFDTAASELGSVDIAFNNAGISPADDDSIETTDLDAWDRVQRVNLTSVYLCSRAALRHMVPAGKGSIINTASFVAVMGSATSQISYTASKGGVLAMTRELGVQFARQGIRVNALCPGPVNTPLLKELFAKDPERAARRLVHVPIGRFAEPEELAAAVAFLASDDASFITASTFLVDGGISSAYVTPL from the coding sequence ATGATCGACCTCACCCAACGCCTCGCCGGCCGCGTCGCCGTCATCACGGGCGGCGCGAGCGGCATCGGCCTCGCCACGGCGAAGCGCTTCGCCGCCGAGGGCGCGAAGGTCGTCATCGGCGACCTCGACCCCACCACGGGCCAGGCGGCCGCGGATGCCGTGGGCGGCCTCTTCGTGCCGGTCGACGTCGCCGAGAGGGCGCAGGTCGACGCGCTCTTCGACACCGCGGCATCCGAGCTCGGCTCCGTCGACATCGCCTTCAACAACGCGGGCATCTCGCCCGCCGACGACGACTCGATCGAGACGACCGACCTCGACGCGTGGGACCGCGTGCAGCGCGTCAACCTCACGAGCGTCTACCTGTGCTCGCGCGCGGCCCTCCGCCACATGGTGCCCGCGGGCAAGGGGTCCATCATCAACACGGCGTCGTTCGTCGCCGTCATGGGGTCGGCCACGTCGCAGATCTCCTACACGGCGTCGAAGGGCGGCGTGCTCGCCATGACGCGCGAGCTCGGCGTGCAGTTCGCGCGCCAGGGCATCCGCGTCAACGCCCTGTGCCCGGGGCCCGTCAACACGCCCCTGCTCAAGGAGCTCTTCGCGAAGGACCCGGAGCGCGCCGCGCGCCGCCTCGTGCATGTGCCGATCGGCCGCTTCGCCGAGCCGGAGGAGCTCGCCGCCGCCGTCGCGTTCCTCGCGAGCGACGACGCGAGCTTCATCACGGCGTCCACCTTCCTCGTCGACGGCGGCATCTCGTCGGCGTATGTGACCCCGCTGTGA
- a CDS encoding aldehyde dehydrogenase, with protein sequence MSSTTLIDPATEQVIGEVRHTSLEEVEEAVERARAAQRGWAALAPADRAAALRRFAAVVDDHVEELALLEVRNSGHPISSARWEAGHVRDVLNYYAGAPERLIGQQIPVAGGLDVTFHEPIGVIGVIVPWNFPMTIASWGFAPALAAGNAVLLKPADWTPLTAIRLGELALESGLPEGLFQVLPGRGSVVGERFVTHPHVGKVVFTGSTEVGARVAAGCAERLKPSTLELGGKSANIVFADADLERAAATAPGSVFDNAGQDCCARSRLLVERSVLDRFLELLEPAVKAFRVGAPGDEATEMGPLVSAAHRDHVASFLDDSVDVAFRGSAPEGPGWWFAPTVVLADRAARIASDEVFGPVVTVLPFDDEADAIALANDSIYGLSGSIWTNDLARGIRVARGVESGTISVNSHSSVRYTTPFGGFKASGLGRELGPDAPLAFTETKNVFFYTGSTA encoded by the coding sequence ATGAGCAGCACGACGCTCATCGACCCGGCGACCGAGCAGGTCATCGGCGAGGTGCGGCACACGAGCCTCGAGGAGGTCGAGGAGGCCGTCGAGCGCGCCCGGGCGGCCCAGCGGGGATGGGCGGCGCTCGCCCCCGCCGACCGGGCGGCGGCCCTGCGGCGCTTCGCCGCGGTCGTCGACGACCACGTCGAGGAGCTCGCCCTGCTCGAGGTGCGCAACTCGGGGCATCCGATCTCCTCGGCCCGCTGGGAGGCGGGCCACGTGCGCGACGTCCTGAACTACTACGCGGGGGCGCCCGAGCGCCTCATCGGGCAGCAGATCCCCGTCGCGGGCGGGCTCGATGTGACCTTCCACGAGCCCATCGGCGTCATCGGGGTCATCGTGCCGTGGAACTTCCCCATGACGATCGCATCGTGGGGCTTCGCGCCCGCGCTCGCGGCGGGCAACGCCGTGCTGCTCAAGCCCGCCGACTGGACGCCGCTCACCGCCATCCGCCTCGGCGAGCTCGCGCTCGAGTCGGGGCTGCCGGAGGGGCTGTTCCAGGTGCTGCCGGGCCGCGGCTCGGTCGTGGGAGAGCGGTTCGTGACGCACCCGCACGTCGGCAAGGTCGTCTTCACGGGCTCGACCGAGGTGGGCGCGCGCGTCGCCGCGGGCTGCGCCGAGCGCCTCAAGCCCTCGACGCTCGAGCTCGGCGGCAAGAGCGCCAACATCGTGTTCGCGGATGCCGATCTCGAGCGCGCCGCGGCCACCGCGCCGGGCTCCGTCTTCGACAACGCCGGCCAGGACTGCTGCGCCCGCAGCCGCCTGCTCGTCGAGCGCAGCGTGCTCGACCGCTTCCTCGAGCTGCTCGAGCCCGCTGTGAAGGCGTTCCGGGTGGGGGCGCCGGGTGACGAGGCGACGGAGATGGGGCCCCTCGTGTCGGCCGCCCACCGCGACCACGTCGCATCCTTCCTCGACGACTCCGTCGACGTCGCGTTCCGCGGCAGCGCGCCCGAGGGGCCCGGCTGGTGGTTCGCGCCGACCGTCGTGCTCGCCGACCGCGCGGCGCGCATCGCGAGCGACGAGGTGTTCGGGCCCGTCGTCACGGTGCTGCCGTTCGACGACGAGGCCGACGCGATCGCCCTCGCGAACGACTCGATCTACGGCCTCTCCGGCTCGATCTGGACGAACGACCTCGCCCGCGGCATCCGCGTGGCCCGGGGCGTCGAGTCGGGCACCATCAGCGTGAACTCGCACTCCTCGGTGCGCTACACGACGCCCTTCGGCGGCTTCAAGGCATCCGGGCTCGGCCGCGAGCTCGGTCCGGATGCTCCGCTCGCCTTCACCGAGACCAAGAACGTCTTCTTCTACACAGGGAGCACCGCATGA